The DNA region ATGGTTCGCTCTTGGGCCGCGAGCAAGTCGCGTACGTCGTCTTCGCTCGCAGGCGGGTTCTCGAGGGTGACGTTGATGGCGTGAACGTGCATCATCGTCGTCGGCACCTTCAGGCCGATGGTGTCGATGTCGAGTTTGGGGAAGAGCGTCTGCACGTCGGGACCGTGGTGGGAGGGGATGGAGACGGGGTCGGGGACGGCGTCGTTGATCGGGCCGCGTCCGGTCTGGTTCGGGTCGCCGCCGCGGCGAACCAGCGTCGCCCGTACCTTCTCGATGCCGTAGGCCTCCTCGAGCGGGGCGACGAGCCGGGAGAGTCCGGTCGTGTTACAGGAGACGACACGGACGTAGTCGGCGTCTTCGGCCTCGTCGTAGTTCACGCGGGCGTTGAAGCTCACTTCGGCGACGGTGGCGTCCTCGCCGCCCTGGAAGATCGCGGGCGTGTCGTGGCGCTCGTAGAGCGAGCGGTTTTCGGCACCGATCCCGGAGGGCGTTGCGTCGACGACGACGTCGCTTTCCTCGACGAGTTCGTCGACCGTGCCGGCGACGTCGACGCCGATCTCGCGGAACTCCTCGATCCGCGTTTCGTCGACCACGTAGAGGGGGTAGCCGGCCTCGACGGCGCCGATGGCGACGTAATCGGGGCTAACCTTGGCGACGCCACAGAGTTCCATGTCGGGCTGCGCCGAGACGGCGTCCGCGACGCGTTTCCCGATGGTTCCATATCCGTTGATTCCGACGCGGAGCATACGAGGTCCACTCCACCGGCGACGGGTATAATTGTTTCGGACAGACTGATAGATGTTAACTCGTAATTGAGTACTCGAGAGAATAATCGACATACTGCGTCGGGTTGGTAATGGGACACACGGCCGAACACATATCTTTTAATTTTTTCATAAACGGGGTTTAGCGGGTCCTATATTGCTCCACCATCACGTTACTCTCGCGGGACAGAACGTTCGAAAACTCCTTGTGCTAATTATGGTCTGCCTGCTAGTATCGGTCCTGAGGCACGTTGGACAGTGTCCAGAACCAGGGCAACTACTTTAACCCTGGACAGCTTAGTACTCAGATATGAGTGAACATTCATTCGCCGAAGACACTTCCACGGACGGCGTTGTTCGCGTCGGCCTCAACGGATTCGGCCGCATTGGCCGGAACGTCCTGCGTGCATCCCTCGAGTACGACGGAATCGAGATCGTCGCGATTAACGACGTGATGGACAACGACGACATGGAGTACCTGCTCCGGTACGACTCCGTCCACGGTCGCCTCGACGACGTCGAGCGCGACGGTGACACCCTGTTCGTCGGCGGCCAGGAGATTCGACTGCTCAACGAGCGCGACCCCACCGAGTTGCCGTGGGAGGAGTTCGACGTCGACGTCGCCTTCGAGGCGACCGGCCTGTTTCGCTCCCACGACGACGCTGTCATGCATCTCGAGGCTGGCGCCGACAAGGTCATCATCTCCGCGCCGCCGAAGGGCGAGAAGGACGTCTCGATGTTCGTCTACGGCGTCAACCACGACGAGTACGAGGGCGAGGACATCCTCTCGAACGCCTCCTGTACCACGAACAGCGTCGCCCCCGTCGCCAAGGTGCTCGACGAGGAGTTCGGCATCGCCTCGGGCCTGCTCACTACGGTCCACGCCTACACCGGCACGCAGTCGCTCGTCGACGGCCCCGAATCGAAGCGCCGCCGCGGTCGCGCCGCCGCCGAGAACATAATCCCCACGACGACAGGCGCCGCCATCGCCACCACCGAGGTTCTCCCCGAACTCGAGGGGAAACTCGACGGCATGGCGATTCGCGTCCCCGTCCCCAACGGCTCGATCACCGACCTGACGGTCGACCTCGAGGCCGACGTCACGAAAGACGACCTCGAGGCCGCCATCCGCGAGGCCGCCGACGGCGAACTCGCCGGCGTGCTCGGGTACACCGACGAGGAGATAGTTTCCCGGGACATCGTCGGCCTCCCGTTCTCCTCGTACGTCGACCTCGAGTCCGCGATGGTGCTCGAGGACGGCCTCGTGAAGATCCTCACGTGGTACGACAACGAGTACGGCTTCTCGAACCGCATGCTTGACCTCGCGACGTACGTGATCGCCGAGGACGAAGCCGAAGCGGAAGCCCCGACGCAGTAGCCCACTCGAGTCGTCGTTCGCGACGGTCCGGACGAAACACCTGGCAATTCCGCCCCTTTTAAGCAACCGCGTGATGCGCGTACGGATATGTTCGACACCATCGACGACCTCGAGCCAGGCCAACGACTGCTCGTCCGCGTCGACCTCAACGCGCCCGTCGAGGACGGCCGCGGCCAGGACAACCGGCGCTTCGCTCGCCACGCCGATTCGATTCGCGCGCTACTCGAGGACGACCACGCTGTCACCGTCATGGCTCACCAGGGCCGACCCGGTCGGGACACGTTCATCTCGCTCGAGAGCCACGCCGAGATCCTCGCCGACCACCTCGACCGACCCGTCGACTTCGTCGCGGACACCTACGGCGAGGAAGCCCTCGAGGCCATCGACGACCTCGAGACCGGCGACGTCCTGGTGCTCGAGAACGTCCGCATGTGCGAGGACGAACTCCCCGAGAAGGACCCCGAGGAACACGCCGACAGCGAGTTCGTGCGAACCCTCGCTCCGCACTTCGATGCCTACGTCAACGACGCCTACTCGGCGGCCCACCGCGCCCACGCCTCCCTCGTCGGCTTCCCCCTCGTGATGGACGCCTACGCGGGGCCGGTGATGGACGCCGAGTACACCGCCAACTCCGCCATCCAGGACCGCGAATTCGACGGCCCCGTGACGATGGTGCTGGGCGGAACCAAGGCCGAGGATCTGATCCCGGTCATCGAGCAGGTCGACGAGACGGTCGACCGCTTCTGTCTCGGCGGCATCGTGGGCGAGCTCTTCCTCCGGGCCGCGGGCCACGACGTGGGCTACGACGTCGACGGCACCGAGTTCTTCGACCACCAGTGGGACGACCACGCCGACACCATCGAGCGTATCCTCGAGACCTACGGCGACCGCCTGACCCTCGCGACGGACCTCGCTTACGAGGGCGACGACGGCGACCGCGCCGAAGTCGACGTCGAGGACCTCGAGAAGGACACCTCCTACCTCGACGTGGGCAGCGACACCGCCGACGCGTACGCCGACCTCGTCCGGGACTCCGAGGCGGTCTTCGTGAAGGGCGCACTGGGCGTCTTCGAGGACGAGCGCTTCGCGGACGGCACCGTCGAGGTCCTCCGCGCCATCGCCGAAACCGACTGCTTCTCGGTCGTCGGCGGCGGCGACACTTCACGGGCAATCAAAATGTACGGGCTCGACGAGGCTGACTTCTCTCACGTCTCCATCGCGGGCGGCGCCTACGTTCGGGCGCTCACGGGTGACACGCTGGTCGGCGTCGAAGTGCTCGAGCGGGAGGCCTGATTCTGTACTCCGACCGAGGACACCGCTTGTACCGATACATCGCTTGTACCCGACCAGCACCGCCTGGAATCGCCTATACCGCATGGACTCGACCGACGACACCCGCACCGCTTGAGTCACCGGGTCACCCGTCCTCGAGTCAGTCCGACTCGACAGGTTCACCCTCGTTTCCAGCTGCCGTCGGCTCCTCGAGCGAACCCCGTTCACCGGCGGCGGGTTCGGGAATCGTACGCGCGAAGCGACACTTGCTGACCCGTACCCGCGGATCGGTTCCTACGGCACCACCACGATTCGGCGACGGAATCTCGAGCACCACGTCTGATACCTGTACCGTCAGTCGCCGGTTCCGTGGCTCGTGGCCGTCACGCAGATCGTACAGGACGACCACGCTCTCTGTCTCGACCACTCGTTCGGACATCGAAGAGAGGAACTCCCGGTAGACTCGTCGACCCGCCCGCTCGAGAGCGTCCACGACGTCGACGATCAGACTGCGACGATCCTCGTCGAGGCCGGTTTGACGGCGGATCTCGAGGACGAGCACCGCTACCGCCTCGCGATCCGGGCCACGGAACCCGACGACGGACGAGAACTGGTTCGGCGCATCCAGCGTGCACCGGAGACGATTTCGGCGCGAACGGTCGAGACCGGGGACGACCTCGAGGGCGAGTTCGTCGAGTGGGTTCCGGGAACCGTCCTGGTAATCGAACGCGACGGCGACCTCCACCCGTTCCCGGCAGGCCGCGAACCGATTCGTGTGGGCGACCGGATTCACGCCATTGGTGTGCCTGACGAACTGGCGGCGCTGTGACTGCGGTCAACGGACAAGGCTTTAACCGCATCGTCGCCTATCGGCATGCAAATGGTACTCGACGATCTCGGAAGTTCCCTCCGAGGCACCCTCGACAAACTCCGCGGCAAGTCGCGCATTTCCGAGGAGGACGTCGAGGACGTCGTCAAGGAGATTCAGCGGTCGTTGCTGTCGGCTGACGTCGACGTCTCCTTGGTGATGGAGCTCTCGGACAACATCAAGACCCGCGCGCTCGAGGAAGAGCCGCCGGCGGGAACGCCCGCCCGCGACTTTGTCCTCCGCATCGTCTACGAGGAACTGGTCGACCTCATCGGTGAGTCGACCGACCTCCCGCTCGAGGAACAGACCATCCTGCTGGCCGGTCTCCAGGGATCGGGGAAGACGACCACGTCCGCGAAGATGGCGTGGTGGTTCTCGACGAAGGGGCTCCGGCCCGCCGTGATCCAGACCGACACGTTCCGGCCCGGTGCCTACGAGCAGGCCAAAGAGATGTGCCGGCGCGCGGAAGTCGACTTCTACGGCGACCCCGATGGCGACGACCCGGTCCAGATCGCCCGCGACGGCCTCGAGGCGACAAGCGAGGCAGACGTCCACATCGTCGACACGGCGGGTCGCCACGCCCTGGAGGACGATCTGATCGACGAAATCGAGGACATCGAGGACGTGGTCGACCCCGACGTCGGCCTGCTGGTGCTCGACGCGGCCATCGGTCAGGGCGCGAAAGATCAGGCCCAGCAGTTCGACGAGTCCGTGGGCATCGACGGCGTCGTCATCACGAAACTCGACGGGACGGCGAAGGGTGGTGGCGCGCTGACGGCGGTCGACCAGACCGACTCCTCTATCGCCTTCCTCGGGACCGGCGAGGAGGTCCAGGACATCGAGCGCTTCGAGCCCAACGGATTCATCTCCCGACTTCTGGGGATGGGCGACCTCGCCCAGCTCGCCGAGCGCGTCGAGCGCGCGATGGAGCATACCGGCGAGGAGGAAGACGACTGGGACCCCGAGGACATGCTCGAGGGGCAGTTCACGCTGAAGGACATGCAAAAGCAGATGGAGGCGATGAACAATATGGGGCCCCTCGATCAGGTGCTCGACATGATTCCCGGCTTCGGCGGCGGGATCAAGGACCAGTTGCCCGACGACGCGATGGACGTCACCCAGGACCGGATGCGGACGTTCGAGGTCATCATGGACTCGATGACCGACGCCGAGAAGGAGTACCCACGGGCGATCGGCGCCGATCAGATCCGCCGGATCGCTCGCGGTTCCGGGACCTCGGAGGAGAGCGTTCGGGAACTCCTCCAGCAGTTCAAGATGATGGAGCGCACCCTCAAGCAGTTCCAGGGGATGGGATCGGACAAGGAGATGCAGCGGATGATGCAGCAGATGCAACAGCAGGGCGGCGGCGGAATGGGCGGGATGGGTGGCGGTGGCCCGTTCTGAGACGCCAGTTGCGATTTCTCGAGGACGGCTAGTTCGGCTCTCGCGGAGACGCTGATCGTTCCCTTCTTTCGCTCCTCGAGTCGGATTCCACTCCTGTCGCTATCAGCTATCTAATTCAAACTCGAGATTCGCCGTCAGAACGCGATTCGAGCCCGTTTCAGGCGACCTTCCCGTACTGATCGGTGAGCTTCTCGGCAGCCTCCCCCAGCTGTTCGCGCTCGTAGGCCGAGAGGTCCCACTCGACGATCTCTTCGACGCCGTTCGAGCCGAGCTTCGCGGGGACGCCGAAGGCGGTGTCTTCGTGGCCGAACTCGCCCTCGAGGACGACGCTGGCGGGCAGCACTTCGCCGGTGTCACGGAGGACGGCCTCGACCATGTGGGCGACGCCGGCGGCGGGGCCCCACTCGGTGGCGCCTTTCTTCTCGATGACGTTCATCGCGGAGGTCTGGAGTTCGTTCAGAATCTCCTCCTTCTCGTCGTCGTCGAAGGTGCGATCCTCGCCGTCGACGCGTACTTTCGAGAACACGGGCACCTGCGCGTCGCCGTGTTCACCGAGAATCGTCGCCTGGACGTTCTGGACGGGGACGTCGTAGCGCTGGGAGAGGACGTACCGGAACCGGGCGGAGTCGAGGCGGCCGCCGAAGCCGATCACCTGTTCCCGGCTTCGATCACCCGTCTCGTAGAGGTGCCGGTTCAGCAGGTCGACCGGGTTCGAGGTGGTGATCGTCACGAAGTCGTCGTTGTGCTCGGCGAGCGAGGAGCCGATGTCCTCCATGATGGGGGCGTTGTCGCCCGCGAGGTCGATCCGGGTCTGGCCTGGCTGGCGCGGAATGCCGGCCGTGATGACGACGACGTCCGATCCCGCCGTGTCCTCGTAGCCGCCCTGGCGGACGACCGTGTTCGAGTCGTAGGCGACGCCGTGGTTGACGTCGGCCGCCTGGCCGACCGTGTCGTCTTCCTTGTCCGGAATGTCGACGAAGACGAGTTCGTCAGCGATCCCGCGCAGTGCGATGTTGTAGCCCGCCGCGGCCCCGACGGTGCCGGCCGCGCCGACCACGCTCACTTTTGTCATACCACGTTCACCGTCTCCTGCCAGGGCGTTAAATCCGTCGGAAAGACGGGTTCGCAGCACGGTTCGGGCGATCAGACGATCCGTGGGCAGACACGCTCGAGTCGCCGGCGATCGTCGGGAATCGAACCAGCCTTGAACGCTCGCGACCCTCCCTCGAGCATGCGCGTCAGTGTCGTCGGCGGTGGGTCGATCACGGACGAGGAGACCGAGCAGGCGGTCGCGGTCGGTCGTGAACTGGGCCGACGCGGCCACGCGGTCGTCTGTGGCGGCCGCGGGGGGACGATGGAGGCGGTCTGTCGGGGGGCACGCCAAGCCGGCGGCGAAACCATCGGCATCCTCCCCTCGAGCGAGCGCGCGGATGCGAACCCCTTCGTCGATACGGTGATCACGACCGGAATGGGTCACGCCCGGAACGCGCTCGTTCCGCTGAACGGCGATGCGGTCGTCGCGCTATCTGGCGGTCCCGGAACCCTCTCGGAGATCGGTTTCGCCCTCGTATACGGTCGCCCGGTCGTCGGCCTCGAGACCCACGACGTCCCCGGCGTGGAGACTGTCGAGACGCCGGAGGCGGCCGTCGACGCGGTCGAACGAGCGGTACTCGGCGAGACGAACGGCGCGGCAGTCGAGGGGAGCGAGGGAGCCGAGGATACCGAGGGGCCCGAAGCCGACCTCCCGGGGCCGTACACCCTCGTTTCCCGGCCGCCGAGCCCCGAAGCGTTCGTCGCCCTCCGGGAAGCCGCGGACATGGCCCCGCGGTCGCTCGAGGCGGTCGAGCGCGGTCTCCCAAATTCGGTGTTCGCGGTGCACGTGACTCATGACCCCTCGGGCGAACCGGTCGGCATGGGGCGCATCGTCGGCGACGACGGGGCGGTTTATCACATTTCAGACATGGCCGTCCACCCGGACCACCAGGGGCGGGGACTCGGCACGCACATCATGGACCGACTATGGGACTACATGGAGGAGACGGCGCCAGAGTCTGCGTACGTCAACCTGCTGGCCGACGTCGACGGGTTCTACGAGCGGTTCGGTTTCGAGGAGACCCGCCCGGCGTCGAAGGGAATGTATCGCCGGGTCGAGTGAGCGGGCAGGGCGATACAACCTCGAGGCCGGCGCCAGCCCGCGTCAGTCCGTAGCTTTTTCGACGTTTGCCTCCCATACACCGGATATGAGCGACTTCGACAAGGAAGCCGAACGCGAGAAGCTTCGAAAGAAGTACGAGCGCGACGAGGCTGATCGCGAGGCGACCCAGCGGATGAGCGACCTCTTGCTCAAGGGAGCGACGATGACCAATACCCACTGCGACGTCTGCGGTGACCCCCTCTTTCGCTATCAGGGGACCACGTTCTGCCCGAGCTGTCACGGCGGGCCGGAGGGCGTCGAGGCATCAGTCGACGACGGTACCGGCGATGAGGATCGGGCCACAGCAGCGGGGTCGACCGGGGGGACGCGAGCAGACGAACACCCCTCGAACGAGGTACCTGCCGGGGAGACGGAAGCCGCGAACGACCCCGAGAACGCGGCCTCGAGCGTCAGTGCTGACGCCACTGACGCAAACCGATCGGCGGCGGCGCCCGAAACCCGCGCCACCTCCAGTACGGTGAACGAGGGACCAGGACCGGGGGCCTCTCGCGAGACGTCCGATACCTCCGGCCTCGCCGATGCTTCCGACACCCCCGGAACCACCGAAACCGCTGAAACAAGCCGAGCGCCGTCGCCTATCCCATCGAGCGGTTCCGGGTCGGATGTCGACGTCGGCAGCGACCTCGAGGCCGGCACGGACGCGCTCGTAACTGCACTCGAGCGATTTTCGCGAGCGGCCGCCGAGGCCGACGACCCGCGGTACGCGAAGGCGTGCCTCGAGGCGGCCCACGAGGCGGCGGCGACGCTAGCGACGCTTCGCGAGTAGTTCGGACTCGGAACCTACAACTCGCCTCCGGCCATCCTGCTAGCCATGCCCGAGCCAGCGGTCATCGCCCACCGCGGATTCGCCGGAATCGCCCCCGAGAACACGATCGAGGCGGCCCGAATCGCCAGCGAGCACCCCTCGACGGGCATGATCGAGATCGACGTCCAGCCGGCCGCCTGCGGGACGCCGGTCGTGATTCACGACGACCGACTCGAGGGAACCCGCGACGGACGTCCGCTCACCGATTCCGAGGGGCTGGTGTGGGAGCAGACACTCGAGGCCCTCTCGAACGCCCGGGTCCTGGAGACGGACGAAACGGTCCCGACCCTCGAGGCGTTCCTCGAGGCCGTCGGCCCCGGCGTCGGCGTCAACGTCGAACTCAAGAACCCGGGGAACCCGTCGATCCGTCCGGCGGAATCGCTGTCGCCGAGTGCGCGCGCCGAACGCCGAGCGATCTGGGAGCCGTTCGTCGAGCGCGTCGTCGAGGTCTGTGACGGGTTCGACGGCGAGGTGCTGTTCTCGTCGTTCTGTGCTGGCGCGCTCGCGGCCACCCGGAACGTGGCACCCGAGTATTCCATCGGAACGCTCGTCGCGGACGACCTCGAGACGGGCCTCGAAGTCGCCCGCGAGTACGACAGCGAGGCGATCCATCCGCCACGAAACGCGATTGCCGGGACGGCGCTGTCGACGGAACCGTACGCCGGCGTCTCGGAACCGCCGACGGTCGACCTGCTCGAGGTCGCTCGCGACGAGGGACGAACGATCAACGTCTGGACGGTCGACACCTGGATCCAGTTCGACCAGTTGCGATCGGTCGGCGTCGATGGGATTATCGTGGACTATCCGGGCCTCAACTCGCGGTGAGCGGACGCTCGGGTGCTCGGGTACTCGAAGTGTTCGTACTAGACTGGTTTCTGAGGCGCTCGAGCACTCGAGCGTTCGTGCCGACCGATCCCGATTTCCTGAGCCGGTTTCTGAGAAGCTGTCCGCTACGCGAGCCCCAGCGTCTCCTCGAGCGCGTCGTAGTCGGGGAATTCGGGCCACTCGGTGGCGACCCACGACTCCGTCACAGTCAGGTCGGCGTCGACGGCGAAGAAGGCGACACGTGGCTCGCTAAGGCCGGCCATCCCGTCCAGGTCGTGAGCGATTCCGTACTTTTCGGCGACGTCGTTGCCCGGATCGGCGGCGATCTCGAACGGCAGGTCGCGTTCCTCGAGGAAGCCAGCAATGCCGTAGGGGTTCGCGGCGGAGACGCCGACGACGTGGGCGCGCTCGTTCCAGTCTCGTTCGGCGAGTTCCGTCCAGACGTACTGGGCGACGAACGAGCCGATCATGGGGGTGAACACTAGGATAAGGCCGTCGCCATCCTCGTCGGACGCGAGGTCGGCCAACGATCGATCCTCCCAGAATTCGCTCGAGACGAGTGGTCGGATGAAGTCCGGCGCTGCCGTTCCCGTTTCGGGGTGATCGGCCGGCCCGAGGTCGACGACGTCGAAGTCGACCACTAGTCGTCACCTCGGTTGCCTGCAGCCTCCGCAGCCCCCATAGTACCTGCAGCGCCATCACCGTAAACCGAATCCAGGTAGTCGACAATGTTCGCACTCTCGGCCATCGTAACGCCGGTTTCTTCGTCGACGAGGACGGGAACCGACCGGACCCCGGCCGCGCGCTTGACCGCGTTCCGTCGCAAGTGCATCGGTTCGACGAAGCGCGATCGATACTCGAGGCCGTACGTCTGCAGTCGAGAGACGACCCGTTCGCAGTAGGGACACCCCTGCAGTCGATACAGCGTCCGCGGCGAGTCGGTCGGTGCTGACATAACTCCCGATTGGGAGACGAGTGCAAAAACGGTGTCGGGGCTCAAAAGGGTAAAACGTTAATCAGTCCGGTGATAACAGACAGGGAGTTAATGGTGTATTCGCTGTTCGAAGCGGTCGTGTTCGCGTACACGGTCCCAGGACTGGGGCTGGAGATGGACGAATCGATCGTGACGATCCTCGGTGGGATCACCGTAATCTTGCTCATCGGGGTCTCCGCCTTCTTCTCGTCCTCGGAGATCGCGTTGTTCTCCCTGCCGAAACACCGCGTCGAGTCGATGGCCGAAGAGGGCGTTCCCGGCGCCGAGCGGGTGCAGGCGCTCAAATCGGATCCCCATCGGCTCCTGGTCACGATTTTGGTCGGCAACAA from Natronosalvus rutilus includes:
- the mdh gene encoding malate dehydrogenase translates to MTKVSVVGAAGTVGAAAGYNIALRGIADELVFVDIPDKEDDTVGQAADVNHGVAYDSNTVVRQGGYEDTAGSDVVVITAGIPRQPGQTRIDLAGDNAPIMEDIGSSLAEHNDDFVTITTSNPVDLLNRHLYETGDRSREQVIGFGGRLDSARFRYVLSQRYDVPVQNVQATILGEHGDAQVPVFSKVRVDGEDRTFDDDEKEEILNELQTSAMNVIEKKGATEWGPAAGVAHMVEAVLRDTGEVLPASVVLEGEFGHEDTAFGVPAKLGSNGVEEIVEWDLSAYEREQLGEAAEKLTDQYGKVA
- a CDS encoding redoxin domain-containing protein, whose translation is MVDFDVVDLGPADHPETGTAAPDFIRPLVSSEFWEDRSLADLASDEDGDGLILVFTPMIGSFVAQYVWTELAERDWNERAHVVGVSAANPYGIAGFLEERDLPFEIAADPGNDVAEKYGIAHDLDGMAGLSEPRVAFFAVDADLTVTESWVATEWPEFPDYDALEETLGLA
- a CDS encoding glycerophosphodiester phosphodiesterase — its product is MPEPAVIAHRGFAGIAPENTIEAARIASEHPSTGMIEIDVQPAACGTPVVIHDDRLEGTRDGRPLTDSEGLVWEQTLEALSNARVLETDETVPTLEAFLEAVGPGVGVNVELKNPGNPSIRPAESLSPSARAERRAIWEPFVERVVEVCDGFDGEVLFSSFCAGALAATRNVAPEYSIGTLVADDLETGLEVAREYDSEAIHPPRNAIAGTALSTEPYAGVSEPPTVDLLEVARDEGRTINVWTVDTWIQFDQLRSVGVDGIIVDYPGLNSR
- a CDS encoding glutaredoxin family protein; this translates as MSAPTDSPRTLYRLQGCPYCERVVSRLQTYGLEYRSRFVEPMHLRRNAVKRAAGVRSVPVLVDEETGVTMAESANIVDYLDSVYGDGAAGTMGAAEAAGNRGDD
- a CDS encoding Sjogren's syndrome/scleroderma autoantigen 1 family protein; this translates as MSDFDKEAEREKLRKKYERDEADREATQRMSDLLLKGATMTNTHCDVCGDPLFRYQGTTFCPSCHGGPEGVEASVDDGTGDEDRATAAGSTGGTRADEHPSNEVPAGETEAANDPENAASSVSADATDANRSAAAPETRATSSTVNEGPGPGASRETSDTSGLADASDTPGTTETAETSRAPSPIPSSGSGSDVDVGSDLEAGTDALVTALERFSRAAAEADDPRYAKACLEAAHEAAATLATLRE
- a CDS encoding type II glyceraldehyde-3-phosphate dehydrogenase, translated to MLRVGINGYGTIGKRVADAVSAQPDMELCGVAKVSPDYVAIGAVEAGYPLYVVDETRIEEFREIGVDVAGTVDELVEESDVVVDATPSGIGAENRSLYERHDTPAIFQGGEDATVAEVSFNARVNYDEAEDADYVRVVSCNTTGLSRLVAPLEEAYGIEKVRATLVRRGGDPNQTGRGPINDAVPDPVSIPSHHGPDVQTLFPKLDIDTIGLKVPTTMMHVHAINVTLENPPASEDDVRDLLAAQERTIMVPEYARIDGAGTLKDMAADAGRPRGDIWENCIWEESVTLQGSDLYCMQAIHQESDVVPENVDALRAISGHLSGPESRSLTNETLGIGFGGLRDRPVKRLDTQTADD
- a CDS encoding phosphoglycerate kinase: MFDTIDDLEPGQRLLVRVDLNAPVEDGRGQDNRRFARHADSIRALLEDDHAVTVMAHQGRPGRDTFISLESHAEILADHLDRPVDFVADTYGEEALEAIDDLETGDVLVLENVRMCEDELPEKDPEEHADSEFVRTLAPHFDAYVNDAYSAAHRAHASLVGFPLVMDAYAGPVMDAEYTANSAIQDREFDGPVTMVLGGTKAEDLIPVIEQVDETVDRFCLGGIVGELFLRAAGHDVGYDVDGTEFFDHQWDDHADTIERILETYGDRLTLATDLAYEGDDGDRAEVDVEDLEKDTSYLDVGSDTADAYADLVRDSEAVFVKGALGVFEDERFADGTVEVLRAIAETDCFSVVGGGDTSRAIKMYGLDEADFSHVSIAGGAYVRALTGDTLVGVEVLEREA
- the gap gene encoding type I glyceraldehyde-3-phosphate dehydrogenase — its product is MSEHSFAEDTSTDGVVRVGLNGFGRIGRNVLRASLEYDGIEIVAINDVMDNDDMEYLLRYDSVHGRLDDVERDGDTLFVGGQEIRLLNERDPTELPWEEFDVDVAFEATGLFRSHDDAVMHLEAGADKVIISAPPKGEKDVSMFVYGVNHDEYEGEDILSNASCTTNSVAPVAKVLDEEFGIASGLLTTVHAYTGTQSLVDGPESKRRRGRAAAENIIPTTTGAAIATTEVLPELEGKLDGMAIRVPVPNGSITDLTVDLEADVTKDDLEAAIREAADGELAGVLGYTDEEIVSRDIVGLPFSSYVDLESAMVLEDGLVKILTWYDNEYGFSNRMLDLATYVIAEDEAEAEAPTQ
- a CDS encoding signal recognition particle protein Srp54, yielding MVLDDLGSSLRGTLDKLRGKSRISEEDVEDVVKEIQRSLLSADVDVSLVMELSDNIKTRALEEEPPAGTPARDFVLRIVYEELVDLIGESTDLPLEEQTILLAGLQGSGKTTTSAKMAWWFSTKGLRPAVIQTDTFRPGAYEQAKEMCRRAEVDFYGDPDGDDPVQIARDGLEATSEADVHIVDTAGRHALEDDLIDEIEDIEDVVDPDVGLLVLDAAIGQGAKDQAQQFDESVGIDGVVITKLDGTAKGGGALTAVDQTDSSIAFLGTGEEVQDIERFEPNGFISRLLGMGDLAQLAERVERAMEHTGEEEDDWDPEDMLEGQFTLKDMQKQMEAMNNMGPLDQVLDMIPGFGGGIKDQLPDDAMDVTQDRMRTFEVIMDSMTDAEKEYPRAIGADQIRRIARGSGTSEESVRELLQQFKMMERTLKQFQGMGSDKEMQRMMQQMQQQGGGGMGGMGGGGPF
- a CDS encoding DUF7125 family protein, encoding MLVLEIRRQTGLDEDRRSLIVDVVDALERAGRRVYREFLSSMSERVVETESVVVLYDLRDGHEPRNRRLTVQVSDVVLEIPSPNRGGAVGTDPRVRVSKCRFARTIPEPAAGERGSLEEPTAAGNEGEPVESD